In Symmachiella dynata, the following are encoded in one genomic region:
- a CDS encoding Nramp family divalent metal transporter — MTEPNFDEHDTLPPSMDPAVGGGTEDPPRDFIGIIKRLGPGMIIAGSIVGSGELIATTKTGAEAGITLLWLIIIGCVIKVFVQIEIGRYTVSHGETPLAALNRVPGPRLRVNWLLWYWLVMMISILGQAGGIVGGVGQSLAIAVPITGDYAKAVQVPNEADLLRYVDFIDHDQVTSPDELPEEAARIKRGNEFIAGRMERLGERGGKLIATTRELIHAQSQLAEIADTTPAPTDGESASPAQIELAQREQTVSDIKSQLKEMTSPFTFDDRIWGTIIALITVGLLCRGRYKLIQNLSMTLVVSFTFITIGNVISLQTHEEFALKMDDYLYGLSFHIPEGIAGLKAAMFTFGIIGVGASELVAYPYWCLEKGYAKYAGPRSPDESWAKRARGWMMVMHYDAFASMVVYTIATLAFFVMGAAALYQQGLVPEGMRMVSTLIEQYVPVFGEHARWLFLIGAIAVLYSTFLVANAGFARLYTDFLKVLGVMDPHNEKTHDRSIMIFGMVLPMICAGVYWIPNANPVALVMFGGLTQAVMLPMLAFAALFFRYRMTDRRLCPGRLWDVLLIISCIGLTIAGVFTAFLKLAG; from the coding sequence ATGACCGAGCCGAATTTCGACGAACACGACACGTTGCCCCCTTCCATGGATCCCGCGGTAGGGGGCGGCACAGAGGACCCGCCACGTGATTTTATAGGCATTATCAAGCGGCTGGGGCCGGGGATGATCATTGCCGGCAGCATTGTCGGCTCGGGAGAATTGATTGCCACGACCAAGACCGGCGCCGAGGCGGGAATCACGCTGCTGTGGCTGATCATTATTGGGTGTGTGATCAAGGTCTTCGTGCAAATCGAAATCGGCCGTTATACAGTCAGCCACGGCGAGACCCCCTTAGCTGCGCTGAACCGCGTCCCTGGACCGCGACTGCGCGTCAATTGGCTGCTGTGGTATTGGTTGGTGATGATGATCTCCATCTTGGGTCAAGCAGGCGGCATTGTCGGCGGCGTGGGGCAATCGTTGGCGATTGCGGTCCCGATCACGGGCGACTATGCAAAAGCGGTCCAAGTGCCGAACGAAGCTGATCTGCTGCGGTATGTTGATTTCATTGACCACGACCAAGTGACGAGTCCCGATGAGCTTCCGGAGGAAGCCGCCCGTATCAAACGAGGCAACGAATTTATCGCCGGACGGATGGAACGGCTGGGGGAACGCGGCGGAAAATTGATTGCCACCACGCGCGAGCTGATTCACGCACAATCACAACTGGCGGAAATTGCCGACACGACCCCCGCACCGACCGACGGTGAGTCCGCTTCACCTGCTCAAATTGAACTGGCGCAGCGGGAACAGACTGTCAGCGATATCAAAAGTCAATTGAAGGAGATGACCAGTCCATTCACGTTTGATGACCGAATCTGGGGCACAATCATTGCATTGATCACCGTGGGGCTGTTGTGCCGCGGGCGGTACAAGTTGATTCAAAACTTGTCGATGACGTTGGTCGTGTCGTTTACGTTTATCACGATCGGCAATGTGATATCGTTGCAAACCCATGAGGAGTTCGCGCTCAAGATGGACGATTATTTGTACGGATTATCGTTCCACATCCCCGAAGGGATTGCGGGGTTGAAGGCGGCGATGTTTACGTTTGGGATTATCGGGGTGGGGGCGAGTGAATTGGTCGCCTATCCCTATTGGTGTTTGGAAAAAGGCTATGCCAAATATGCCGGACCGCGCAGCCCCGACGAGAGTTGGGCCAAACGGGCGCGGGGCTGGATGATGGTCATGCACTACGATGCGTTTGCGTCGATGGTGGTCTATACGATCGCCACGTTGGCCTTCTTTGTGATGGGAGCAGCCGCGCTGTATCAGCAAGGGCTGGTGCCCGAAGGCATGCGGATGGTGAGCACGCTGATCGAGCAATATGTCCCGGTCTTTGGCGAGCATGCCCGCTGGTTGTTTTTGATCGGCGCGATCGCGGTGCTGTATTCCACGTTCCTGGTCGCCAATGCCGGCTTCGCGCGGCTGTATACCGATTTCTTAAAGGTGCTCGGTGTGATGGATCCGCACAATGAGAAGACGCATGATCGCTCGATCATGATTTTCGGCATGGTGCTGCCGATGATTTGCGCAGGCGTGTATTGGATTCCCAACGCCAATCCGGTGGCCCTGGTGATGTTCGGCGGGCTGACGCAGGCGGTCATGCTGCCGATGTTGGCATTTGCGGCGCTCTTTTTCCGCTACCGCATGACCGACCGCCGGCTCTGTCCGGGCCGGCTGTGGGACGTATTGCTGATTATTTCCTGCATCGGTTTGACGATCGCCGGTGTGTTTACGGCGTTTCTAAAACTTGCCGGGTAG
- a CDS encoding PQQ-binding-like beta-propeller repeat protein: protein MRPLAYIRGNRCWLAALLVVFGSGVVSAGNDWDSFQNGGQVSLSNSAEVGDWKLAPELAWTADLTGYGQSSPVVWGEHVYVTSVEGPEKETYLVSAYALADGKQVWQHKVKNATPQKSSNYVSRAAPTPAADAEGVICFFEGGNLLAFTHKGDVRWERNLAEEYGEISSRHGLAASVAQDERSAFIWVERSEEPYVLSVDKKTGENNWKVAGLGATSWSSPRLVPVADGHHLVLSASGHLVGLDPESGERLWAVEGISGNTTPTPVPLGEGRFLIGARVGRGNSDAGKSAKSNGVIQITKNDDGAWEADYVWRAKRATSSFSSPMAHNGTAYFINKTGVIFGLDLETGQEKFNKRLGGGVWATPIGIGELVMICGRDGKINLLANNGDDQELSKWEALPEDPEPVAGEKTDRFSASVLYSALWSEQLVLLRRGEALFAVKVVRE from the coding sequence ATGAGACCGCTCGCCTATATTCGCGGGAACCGATGCTGGCTTGCCGCATTACTAGTTGTTTTCGGCAGCGGAGTCGTATCCGCGGGAAATGATTGGGATTCTTTTCAAAACGGCGGGCAGGTGTCGCTGTCCAACTCTGCGGAGGTCGGGGACTGGAAACTCGCTCCCGAGCTTGCCTGGACAGCGGATCTCACCGGTTATGGGCAATCCTCACCGGTCGTGTGGGGCGAGCATGTTTATGTGACATCGGTGGAAGGTCCTGAAAAAGAGACCTATCTGGTCTCGGCCTATGCGCTGGCTGATGGCAAGCAGGTTTGGCAACACAAAGTCAAAAACGCGACGCCGCAAAAAAGCAGCAATTATGTGAGTCGCGCAGCACCGACCCCGGCAGCTGATGCGGAGGGGGTCATTTGTTTCTTCGAAGGGGGCAACCTGTTGGCCTTCACGCACAAGGGCGACGTGCGTTGGGAACGGAATCTGGCAGAAGAGTACGGAGAAATCAGCTCGCGGCACGGCTTGGCTGCTTCGGTGGCGCAAGACGAGCGGTCTGCATTCATTTGGGTCGAGCGGAGCGAAGAACCGTATGTCCTGTCGGTGGATAAAAAAACGGGAGAGAACAACTGGAAGGTCGCCGGCTTGGGCGCGACGAGTTGGTCGAGTCCACGACTTGTTCCGGTGGCTGACGGACACCATTTGGTGTTGAGCGCGTCGGGACATTTGGTCGGCTTGGATCCGGAATCGGGAGAGCGACTGTGGGCCGTCGAGGGTATTTCCGGCAACACGACACCCACTCCTGTTCCGCTGGGTGAAGGGCGGTTTCTGATTGGTGCAAGGGTGGGTCGTGGGAATTCCGATGCGGGGAAATCCGCTAAATCGAATGGTGTTATTCAAATCACAAAGAATGACGACGGCGCATGGGAAGCTGATTATGTTTGGCGGGCGAAACGGGCCACCAGTTCGTTCAGTTCACCGATGGCACACAACGGCACAGCCTACTTCATCAATAAAACCGGAGTGATCTTTGGATTAGACCTGGAAACCGGTCAGGAGAAATTCAACAAACGGCTCGGTGGAGGCGTCTGGGCGACTCCTATCGGAATCGGCGAGCTGGTGATGATTTGCGGCAGGGATGGAAAAATCAACCTGCTGGCGAACAACGGCGATGATCAAGAGCTCTCGAAATGGGAAGCACTCCCCGAGGATCCTGAACCGGTCGCCGGCGAGAAAACAGACCGATTCTCCGCCAGCGTGCTTTATAGCGCCTTGTGGAGCGAGCAGCTTGTGTTGCTGCGGCGAGGAGAGGCCTTGTTCGCTGTGAAGGTGGTCCGCGAATAA
- a CDS encoding TadE/TadG family type IV pilus assembly protein: MKMFRIQRESSDRRGVAAVEMAFVFPVFMLLVLGVIEFGRYMMVGQLVTNAAREGSRLAIRGTFTEEEVKQDILGFITDAVGVEAGQVDIDVSTESGDTIQSAESKDPITVSVAIRFKDVTYLPLLDEGGSGDDDPFSGLRAQHDADDWITGVSVMRKE, from the coding sequence ATGAAGATGTTTCGGATCCAACGCGAATCGTCAGATCGACGCGGTGTTGCCGCAGTTGAAATGGCATTCGTATTCCCCGTTTTTATGCTGCTGGTCTTAGGCGTCATCGAGTTTGGCCGCTATATGATGGTCGGCCAACTCGTCACCAACGCAGCCCGCGAAGGCTCGCGACTGGCCATCCGTGGCACATTCACTGAAGAGGAAGTGAAGCAAGACATCCTAGGCTTCATCACTGACGCCGTCGGCGTCGAAGCGGGACAGGTCGACATTGACGTTTCGACCGAAAGCGGCGACACGATCCAATCCGCCGAGTCGAAGGATCCGATCACCGTCAGCGTGGCGATTCGCTTTAAGGATGTGACCTATCTGCCACTTCTGGACGAAGGGGGCAGCGGTGACGATGACCCTTTCTCCGGACTCCGCGCTCAACACGACGCGGACGATTGGATTACCGGTGTGAGCGTAATGCGTAAGGAATAG
- the hemP gene encoding hemin uptake protein HemP: protein MNMHDPSETPRIPAEKNSDPGDSDPPKSITFEALAEGQTEVLIEFHGQVYRLRSTRNKKLILNK, encoded by the coding sequence ATGAATATGCATGACCCCAGTGAGACTCCGCGAATTCCCGCAGAGAAAAACAGCGACCCCGGCGATTCCGATCCCCCGAAATCGATCACCTTCGAAGCACTCGCCGAGGGTCAAACCGAAGTGCTCATCGAATTTCACGGTCAGGTCTACCGCCTGCGCTCAACGCGGAACAAGAAGCTAATCTTGAACAAGTAA
- a CDS encoding DUF1559 domain-containing protein, with protein sequence MSVSTQPARRGFTLIELLVVIAIIAILISLLLPAVQQAREAARRTQCRNNLKQFGIATHNYHDIYGQFPNANANSSLSGGSLFVSILPLIDQANGYNLWDFNLSNSDPVNVAVSGQRIPVFMCPSSTEPRMVPGCDVDAGRAPGNYAVNIGSKDFNQYWSYYGEPAPSLDGAIVYTDSADGKTSLKHFVDGASNTLMIGETAYNLPDYKFSSGACLDEPRYSFTYWSNPYPGSTACTTEYAFNPHDKLDDGDFDPNWVRSFRSDHVGGVFFVRADGSVHFVAESIDAGVLDALATRNGGEIISDN encoded by the coding sequence ATGTCCGTTTCTACACAACCTGCTCGCCGCGGGTTCACGCTCATCGAATTGCTAGTGGTCATCGCGATCATTGCCATTCTCATTTCACTGCTGTTGCCGGCCGTGCAACAAGCCCGCGAAGCAGCCCGCCGTACGCAGTGCCGCAACAATCTGAAGCAGTTTGGGATTGCGACACACAATTATCACGACATTTATGGGCAATTTCCCAATGCCAACGCCAACAGTTCGCTGAGCGGCGGAAGCTTGTTTGTTTCGATCTTGCCGTTGATCGATCAGGCGAATGGATACAATTTGTGGGATTTCAACTTATCCAACTCCGATCCGGTAAATGTCGCCGTCTCGGGGCAGCGGATTCCGGTCTTTATGTGTCCCTCGTCGACGGAACCTCGTATGGTCCCGGGGTGCGATGTCGACGCGGGGCGTGCACCGGGAAACTATGCTGTGAACATCGGTTCGAAGGATTTCAATCAGTACTGGTCATATTATGGTGAGCCAGCTCCCTCGTTGGACGGAGCAATCGTCTATACCGACTCAGCTGATGGCAAGACATCGCTGAAGCATTTCGTCGATGGCGCAAGCAACACGCTGATGATCGGTGAAACGGCCTACAATCTGCCGGACTACAAATTCAGTTCCGGAGCCTGCCTGGACGAACCGCGTTATTCGTTCACTTATTGGTCGAATCCGTATCCTGGTTCCACTGCTTGCACGACCGAATACGCATTCAACCCTCACGACAAACTCGATGATGGCGATTTCGATCCCAACTGGGTCCGTTCCTTCCGTAGCGACCATGTCGGAGGTGTCTTTTTCGTCCGTGCTGACGGCTCGGTGCATTTTGTGGCCGAGAGTATCGACGCGGGAGTCTTGGATGCCTTGGCGACTCGAAACGGTGGGGAGATTATCAGTGACAACTAA
- a CDS encoding DUF6797 domain-containing protein, which yields MMRRSWLVMLCALLLCHSGLVAQAEDAPSKQNDIYAKDNLVAWCIVPFDNQKRSPEQRAAMLERLGIGKLAYDYRAEHVPTFDAEMEALKAHGIELTAWWFPTVLNDDARHILEVLKRHDIKTQLWVTGSGGPKTPEDQQAWVQQEAARIRPIAEAAAKIGCSVGLYNHGGWFGEPENQIAIIRALDLPNVGIVYNLHHGHAHVDKMPQLLKKMLPYLYAVNLNGMVRGGDQRGAKILPLGAGDLDAELLKTIRDSGYSGPIGILNHTQEDAEARLQDNLDGLSWLVGTFSGHPPSARPLYRSWQPSAPAALDGGKVYEGRDDFRQPPITVECRVRLNRKNDYNILVACDEKKSPTHWEIFTMPRQGVLTAYLPGMSPDHVRSKAAICDNKLHTVAMVYEATRVRLYVDGKQVASQKISAKGGAAIPGGLAIGRLVEGGLACNGNIEWVRISNGARDIPHEPQQAVKKDASTIQLWTFPKTVAVQQPPTMASEFNAGFVDETVAAAKENGDFMRGAALFADAKTACLSCHKIGMQGGTVGPDLTMIGKQRKPEQIIESVFWPQRTVEPEFVSFTVITNDGKAIRGHKLREDKKSIVLRDPQTGVESTIAHEDIDEIVPAGSLMPDGLTAAMTRQQQVDLIRFLTDLGRSDAAKPEALHMLMGHAHMHTPAPFEYDRAPLHPQDWPSWQQPVNRDRIYDFYAKQAAHFRKQKPTPPLLPGFPGLDGGELGHWGNQSETTWSDGRWNETRLGSVQSGVFHGGGVNVPRAVCMQLGDDDELSACFNPETLSYDAVWSGGFVKFSSVRHGFMHGLIMDGQPVKHEKTAKPNQPFEYHGFYRHGRRVVFAYRIGDVEYLDAPWVEDGKFTRVVAPTDEHPLRELIQPGERQWPEVITTAVKPGTGRPYAVDTIELPFDNPWKALLFCGGHDFLPDGSALVCTMQGDVWHVSGFTDGGQQAQWRRFASGLHHALGLVVTDAGIFVQCRDQLVRLHDRNQDGEADYYECFSNAFETSPAGHDFICGLQCDDAGNFYTVSGNQGIVRISPDGKNVEVMATGLRNPDGLGILPDGTLTVPASEGDWTPASMVCAVRPSAEGEDGTPPYFGYQAPRDGKAPELPLVYLPRGLDNSSGGQAYIDSDRWGPLRGALVHLSFGGGRSFLLLRDEVDGQLQGAIVPLPGEFRSGAHRGRFNPQDGQLYVSGMAGWGSYTPDDGCLQRVRYTGDRVQLPIGFHVYQNGVTVKFTEPIDPAVAAKIENQFAQCWNYRYSGAYGSPEFSTRHHGMRGHDHLPITSAHVLPDGRSLFLEIPDLQPVSQLHLQLQVDAGEPRDMFLTVHRLDRPFSDYPGYRPVAKMVHPHPILSDLALATIRIRNPFMKAIPEARPITLETGKNLTFATRELRAKPGEAIRLNLVNPDVVPHNWALVKAGTLKSVGEMANRLVADPEAVARHYIPRTDDVLFYTDVVPPKSQFTIYFRAPKTPGRYPYLCTFPGHWMVMNGELIVE from the coding sequence ATGATGCGTCGATCGTGGTTGGTGATGTTGTGCGCGCTACTGTTATGTCATAGCGGATTAGTTGCGCAGGCTGAGGACGCGCCGTCAAAACAAAATGACATCTACGCCAAAGACAATCTCGTCGCATGGTGTATTGTTCCGTTTGACAATCAAAAGCGGAGTCCCGAGCAGCGAGCCGCGATGTTGGAGCGGTTGGGGATCGGCAAGCTGGCCTATGATTATCGCGCCGAACATGTCCCGACCTTCGATGCCGAAATGGAGGCACTCAAAGCGCATGGTATCGAATTGACCGCCTGGTGGTTTCCGACTGTGCTCAATGACGATGCGCGGCATATTTTAGAGGTGCTCAAGCGACACGACATCAAAACGCAGTTGTGGGTCACCGGCAGCGGTGGACCGAAGACGCCCGAGGATCAGCAGGCGTGGGTTCAACAGGAAGCGGCGCGGATACGTCCCATTGCAGAAGCAGCAGCGAAAATTGGTTGTAGCGTGGGGCTATATAACCATGGAGGTTGGTTCGGCGAACCGGAAAATCAAATCGCCATCATCCGTGCGCTGGATTTACCGAACGTGGGGATCGTTTACAACCTGCACCACGGCCATGCGCATGTCGACAAGATGCCGCAATTGCTCAAAAAGATGCTGCCGTATTTGTATGCGGTGAACCTCAACGGCATGGTCCGCGGCGGTGATCAGCGGGGGGCGAAGATCCTTCCGCTTGGGGCAGGGGACCTGGATGCGGAATTGCTAAAAACGATTCGCGACAGCGGCTACTCCGGGCCGATTGGGATTTTGAATCACACGCAAGAAGATGCCGAAGCGCGGCTGCAGGACAATCTGGATGGTTTATCCTGGCTGGTGGGGACGTTCAGCGGGCATCCCCCCAGCGCCCGCCCGCTGTATCGCAGTTGGCAACCCTCCGCGCCGGCGGCATTGGACGGGGGAAAAGTCTATGAGGGCCGCGACGATTTCCGCCAACCGCCCATCACGGTGGAATGTCGCGTTCGCCTGAATCGCAAGAATGATTACAACATCCTCGTCGCCTGCGATGAAAAGAAATCTCCCACGCACTGGGAAATCTTCACCATGCCGCGCCAGGGAGTTTTGACCGCTTACCTGCCGGGAATGTCGCCCGATCACGTGCGTTCGAAAGCGGCGATTTGCGACAATAAGCTGCACACGGTGGCGATGGTTTATGAAGCCACGCGAGTGCGGTTGTATGTCGATGGCAAGCAGGTCGCCAGTCAAAAGATCTCAGCCAAAGGCGGTGCTGCGATTCCCGGGGGATTGGCGATCGGGCGGCTGGTCGAAGGGGGCTTGGCGTGCAACGGCAACATCGAATGGGTACGGATTTCGAACGGCGCGCGCGACATCCCACACGAACCGCAACAAGCCGTGAAAAAAGATGCGTCGACGATCCAGTTGTGGACATTTCCTAAAACCGTTGCGGTGCAGCAGCCACCCACCATGGCTTCAGAATTCAACGCCGGGTTTGTCGACGAGACCGTCGCTGCCGCCAAAGAGAATGGTGATTTCATGCGGGGGGCGGCTTTGTTCGCCGATGCGAAAACCGCTTGTTTGTCGTGTCACAAAATCGGCATGCAGGGCGGGACCGTCGGTCCTGATCTGACGATGATCGGCAAACAGCGCAAGCCGGAACAGATTATTGAATCGGTCTTTTGGCCGCAGCGGACGGTGGAACCGGAGTTCGTCTCATTCACGGTCATCACCAACGATGGAAAAGCGATCCGTGGCCACAAACTGCGTGAGGATAAAAAATCGATCGTGCTCCGCGACCCGCAAACCGGGGTGGAAAGCACGATTGCTCACGAGGATATTGATGAAATTGTGCCTGCCGGTTCACTGATGCCCGACGGGTTGACCGCTGCGATGACGCGGCAACAACAAGTGGACCTGATTCGCTTTTTGACCGACTTAGGTCGCTCCGATGCAGCCAAGCCCGAAGCTTTGCACATGCTGATGGGACATGCGCACATGCATACGCCGGCCCCGTTTGAGTACGACCGCGCGCCGCTGCATCCGCAGGATTGGCCGTCGTGGCAACAGCCGGTCAATCGCGACCGCATCTATGATTTTTATGCCAAGCAAGCGGCACATTTTCGCAAACAGAAACCGACTCCGCCGTTGCTACCCGGATTTCCGGGCCTGGACGGGGGCGAACTGGGCCACTGGGGAAATCAATCCGAGACAACGTGGTCCGACGGGCGTTGGAATGAGACGCGATTGGGCAGCGTGCAAAGCGGCGTGTTTCATGGCGGGGGTGTGAACGTCCCCCGCGCGGTTTGCATGCAATTGGGAGACGACGACGAACTCTCCGCTTGTTTCAATCCTGAGACGCTCAGTTATGACGCCGTCTGGAGCGGGGGGTTTGTCAAGTTTTCATCGGTCCGTCATGGATTCATGCACGGCTTGATCATGGACGGCCAACCGGTGAAGCACGAGAAAACAGCCAAGCCGAACCAGCCATTCGAGTATCACGGGTTCTATCGACATGGCCGGCGCGTGGTGTTTGCTTACCGTATTGGCGACGTTGAATATCTCGATGCGCCGTGGGTCGAGGATGGCAAATTCACCCGCGTTGTTGCGCCGACCGACGAACATCCGCTGCGAGAATTGATCCAACCGGGCGAACGGCAATGGCCGGAGGTGATCACCACAGCGGTCAAACCGGGAACCGGGCGGCCGTATGCGGTCGATACGATTGAACTGCCTTTCGACAATCCTTGGAAGGCGCTGCTGTTTTGCGGAGGACATGACTTTCTTCCCGACGGCAGCGCGCTGGTCTGCACGATGCAGGGAGACGTGTGGCATGTGAGTGGATTTACCGATGGCGGTCAGCAGGCGCAGTGGCGGCGTTTTGCTTCGGGACTGCACCATGCATTGGGGCTGGTCGTGACTGATGCGGGAATCTTTGTGCAATGCCGCGACCAATTGGTCCGGTTGCATGATCGAAACCAAGATGGCGAAGCCGATTATTATGAGTGTTTTAGCAACGCCTTTGAAACCTCACCGGCGGGGCACGATTTTATTTGTGGTTTGCAGTGCGACGACGCCGGTAATTTTTACACCGTCTCGGGCAATCAAGGGATCGTGCGGATTTCTCCCGATGGAAAAAACGTGGAGGTCATGGCGACCGGACTAAGAAATCCTGACGGGTTGGGAATCTTGCCTGATGGGACATTAACAGTACCCGCATCGGAAGGAGACTGGACCCCCGCCTCGATGGTGTGCGCCGTTCGTCCGTCTGCTGAAGGTGAAGACGGCACTCCGCCGTACTTTGGTTATCAAGCTCCGCGCGACGGGAAAGCGCCGGAACTGCCATTGGTTTATTTACCGCGGGGATTGGATAATTCCAGCGGGGGCCAAGCCTATATCGACAGTGACCGCTGGGGACCGCTACGAGGGGCGTTGGTCCATTTGTCGTTTGGCGGCGGGCGAAGTTTTCTGTTGTTACGTGACGAAGTCGACGGGCAATTGCAGGGGGCGATTGTGCCGCTTCCTGGCGAGTTTCGTTCGGGCGCGCATCGCGGACGCTTCAATCCGCAGGACGGGCAATTGTATGTCTCCGGCATGGCGGGCTGGGGTTCCTATACGCCCGATGATGGTTGTTTACAGCGCGTGCGTTATACGGGAGACCGCGTGCAATTGCCGATCGGGTTTCATGTCTATCAAAACGGGGTGACGGTAAAATTCACCGAGCCGATTGATCCCGCTGTTGCCGCGAAGATCGAAAATCAATTCGCCCAGTGTTGGAATTACCGGTACAGCGGGGCGTATGGCTCGCCGGAGTTTTCCACGCGACACCACGGCATGCGGGGGCACGATCATTTGCCGATCACGTCGGCGCATGTATTGCCCGATGGCCGCTCGCTGTTTTTGGAAATCCCCGATCTACAACCGGTGAGCCAACTGCATTTGCAATTGCAGGTGGATGCGGGGGAACCGCGCGACATGTTTTTAACCGTGCATCGTTTAGACCGGCCCTTTAGCGACTACCCCGGTTATCGCCCGGTGGCGAAAATGGTACATCCGCACCCGATTCTTTCTGACTTGGCCTTGGCCACGATTCGCATTCGCAATCCCTTTATGAAAGCGATTCCCGAGGCGCGGCCGATCACGTTGGAGACGGGCAAGAACCTGACGTTCGCGACCCGTGAGTTACGGGCCAAACCGGGCGAAGCGATCCGTTTGAATTTGGTGAACCCCGATGTGGTCCCGCACAACTGGGCGTTGGTCAAAGCGGGAACGCTCAAGAGCGTGGGGGAGATGGCTAACCGGTTGGTGGCGGATCCCGAAGCGGTGGCGCGGCATTACATTCCGCGAACCGACGACGTGTTGTTTTACACGGATGTCGTTCCACCCAAATCGCAGTTCACGATTTACTTTCGCGCGCCGAAAACCCCGGGGCGGTATCCCTACCTGTGCACGTTTCCGGGGCACTGGATGGTGATGAACGGCGAATTGATCGTGGAGTGA
- a CDS encoding DUF1668 domain-containing protein yields MRRILVFSAAALFMQCAILQTANAHFIWLLPSVEKDVQKVDVYFSEAAQPDDPELLEGLQGMTVWRLSAKGKPIKLSLKKTEEALQAETDVAEVTASLFAGRHDYGVITRGEKPFLLRYYAKTGPALTDAAWTNVKTAEQLDLDIVPHKMEDGKLKLVVSFQGKPVVGAEVKGYGPELDEFEAATDKDGAVVVAVVQPGEYGFRAKHVEATAGELDGKKYDDIRHYSTVTFEAEKPEAKVVTDADTLPEIPVCVTSFGGAVAGDYLYIYGGHTGAAHSYSHEEQAHTLQRLNLRKPGAWEDVIDGPHLQGLALVPHGDKVYRLGGFTAKNESGEDRDLWSQDSTAGFDPATKKWTDLPALPEPRSSFDAAVLGDTIYVIGGWQMQGDKDAVWHKTAWKLDLSAAKPQWESIPAPPFQRRALAVAAHDGKIFALGGMAEKGGPSRKTNVFDPQSQQWSSLEDLPGEKMAGFGCSAFATGGRLFVSTFDGSLLRLSPDQQHWERVGQLPTARFFHRMLPYPNNSLLIVGGANMGIGKFEEVEILQLD; encoded by the coding sequence ATGAGACGAATTTTAGTTTTCTCCGCTGCCGCATTGTTCATGCAATGCGCAATTCTACAAACGGCAAACGCGCATTTTATTTGGCTGCTGCCGTCTGTGGAAAAGGATGTGCAAAAGGTCGATGTTTATTTTTCCGAAGCGGCCCAGCCGGACGACCCCGAATTGCTGGAAGGCTTGCAAGGTATGACTGTCTGGCGGTTGTCGGCCAAAGGCAAACCGATCAAATTGTCGCTGAAAAAAACAGAAGAAGCACTCCAAGCCGAAACGGACGTTGCAGAAGTAACAGCTTCGCTGTTCGCAGGGCGACACGATTACGGTGTGATCACCCGCGGCGAGAAACCGTTTTTACTTCGTTATTACGCCAAGACCGGCCCCGCTCTGACCGATGCCGCCTGGACGAATGTGAAGACGGCCGAACAACTCGATTTGGATATCGTTCCGCATAAAATGGAAGACGGCAAGCTGAAGCTCGTTGTCAGCTTTCAAGGAAAACCGGTTGTGGGTGCCGAAGTGAAAGGCTACGGACCGGAGTTGGATGAATTCGAAGCAGCTACTGACAAGGATGGTGCCGTCGTGGTCGCGGTCGTGCAACCGGGTGAGTACGGATTCCGCGCCAAGCACGTCGAAGCGACCGCCGGCGAATTGGACGGTAAAAAATACGACGACATTCGCCACTATTCGACAGTGACCTTCGAAGCCGAAAAGCCCGAAGCGAAAGTTGTGACCGATGCCGACACGTTGCCGGAGATTCCCGTATGCGTAACCAGCTTCGGGGGCGCTGTTGCCGGGGATTACTTGTACATCTATGGCGGGCATACCGGCGCAGCACATTCCTATTCGCACGAAGAACAAGCGCACACGCTGCAGCGGCTTAATCTTCGCAAGCCGGGTGCCTGGGAAGATGTGATCGATGGTCCGCATCTGCAGGGTCTGGCTTTGGTCCCGCATGGCGACAAAGTCTATCGTCTGGGAGGCTTCACCGCTAAAAACGAATCGGGCGAAGACCGGGACCTGTGGTCGCAGGACTCCACAGCGGGTTTCGATCCAGCCACGAAAAAATGGACCGATCTGCCCGCATTGCCCGAACCGCGGTCGTCGTTCGACGCAGCCGTGTTGGGCGACACGATCTATGTAATCGGCGGATGGCAAATGCAGGGTGACAAGGATGCCGTGTGGCATAAGACAGCTTGGAAACTCGACCTGTCGGCAGCGAAACCGCAGTGGGAATCCATTCCCGCACCACCGTTTCAGCGTCGCGCGTTGGCCGTTGCCGCCCATGACGGAAAAATCTTTGCCCTGGGCGGGATGGCCGAAAAAGGAGGACCGTCGCGCAAGACCAATGTGTTTGACCCCCAATCGCAGCAGTGGTCCTCACTGGAAGACTTGCCAGGCGAAAAGATGGCCGGATTTGGGTGTTCAGCATTCGCTACGGGCGGCCGGTTGTTTGTCAGCACTTTCGATGGGAGTCTGCTCCGACTCTCCCCGGATCAACAACATTGGGAGCGCGTGGGACAATTGCCGACCGCCCGCTTCTTCCATCGCATGTTGCCGTATCCCAACAATAGCCTGCTGATTGTCGGCGGAGCGAATATGGGCATCGGCAAGTTTGAAGAGGTGGAAATCCTGCAGTTGGACTAG